The Humulus lupulus chromosome 7, drHumLupu1.1, whole genome shotgun sequence region TTCAGTATTCACTCTATAAAGAGCCTTGGCCTAGATAGTTATGGTTATGGTTTTTTAAAGCTTTATGGAAAGAAATTGGGGAAGAAATATCTACAACAGTGGTGAATTTCTTTTGAGACAGGTCATATTCCTTCTCGTCTTAATATGACATTACTTTCTTTGATTGCTAAGGTGGATAGGCCTTCAAAAGCGGTGGATTATCGTCCTATTGTGTGTTGCAATACCCTGTACAAATGCATCTCTAAAATTCTCTGTTCTAGGCTTTCAGAAGTCTTGTCTTATTTGATAAATAGTAACCAGGGTGCTTTCATCAAGAGAAGATATATTGCTTACAACATTATTATTCTGCAAGATCTTATTAGAGGGTATAACAGGAAGGGTATCTTGGCTAGATGTGTGATGAAAATTGACTTGAGTAAGGCCTATGATACTATTGATTGGAATTTTCTTGAAAAATTTAATGGTTGCCTACTGCTTTCATGCAAAGTTTATTTCTTGGGTGAAGATTTGTTTGAGAGGAACATCGTATTCTCTTTTGATGAATGGCAGAATCCAAGTGagatttaaaggaaaaaaaagttCTAAGGCAAGGAGACCCAATCTCTTCTTTATTGTTTGTTCTTGTTATGGAATATTTAACTAGAGAGTGTTGTTGCAAGCTGCTCATTTGCCAGAGTTTCGGTTTCATCCgctttgtaagagcctgaatttAGTTGGCCTTTGTTTTGCTGATGACCTTATAATATTATGCAAATGGTCTCATAAGGTGATCAAGATCATTAATGATGCTTTCATAGAGTTCTGTAATTCTTCAGGATTGGCAGCGAATAAGTCTAATTCTCATGTATATCTCGGAGGTGTTTCTGATGTTAATAGGAAGGACATTCTAGAAGTTGTTCAATTTGAGGACAGCTCTTTTCCTCTTAAGTATCTTGGGGTTACTATGCGGCCAACTAAATGGAGAGAAGTGGATTGtgagaaaataattaagaaaattttCTTGAAGCTCAATGCATCGAAGAGTAGACATTTGTCTTTTGCGGGAAGAGCCCAGCTAGTTCATGTTGTTCTTTTAGGTATCAGATGTTATTTGATGAGCATTTTCTTGCTGTTATTGGGTATCAAGTGTAGTTAAAGAGATTGACAAACTTTGCAGGAACTTTCTCTAAGGTGAAAGAGGGAGTGCAAGTAAGTTGCATTTTACTTCTTGGGAGCAGGTTTGTCTCCCTAAGATGTTTGGAGGGATTGGTTTTTGAGAAGGGAGTAAGTGGAACAAAGCTTCCTTGGCTAAGTATATTTGGGCCATTGCTTCTAAACAAGATGTTTTGTGGGTGAAATGGATTAATGTTATTTATCTTAAGGGCCAAGATCTTTGGTCGTATGAGTTGAAACCTGATGttagttggtattggaggaaactAATGAAGCTTAAATATTGGTTTTCCCATTCAGATTTGTTTGAAGCGAAAATTCATGGCAAGTTTAAAGTGAGCAAAATTTATAACAAGATGCTTCCTTTTTATGAAAAGGTGAACTATTACAAATCGTTTTGGTGTAGATTTTCTGCTCCGAAACACAAATTTATATTGTGGCAAGAGATTAATATGCAATTTTTGACTAATGACAAATTGTTGCGGTGCAAAGTGAACATTCCATCTGCTCTTTGTCCAATTTGTGAGTTGTGCTTGGAGAGTCACCACCATCTTTTCTTTGACTGTATTTTTTCGCAGAAGGTTGTTCAAGGGGTTCAAAGCTGGCTGGCAGCTACTTCATGGCCTTTACATATCCAGAGTTGGATTAGTTGGCTGGGTTCTAAGTGGAATTTTGGTGTGGTTAACAATATTGTTTCAACTGTTATGGCAGCCACTGTCTATAGTATTTGGATCAATAGGAATCTTTTCATATTTGAAGGAAAGTCTCTTATTACTATTCAATGTGTTGATAAGCTGATTCGGCAATCAATTAAAGCTCGAATATTGTTACTTGACAAAAGGAAAATGACTGGGAGGGATAAAATTGTTTTGGATACTGTAAGAATTATGTAAGGGACTGGGTTTAGTCTGCTCTGTTGAGCAGCTGGTTTGTAATGGTTTTGATTTGATTAATGAGATctttttcttcttgataaaaaaaaaaccctagatgctaatcaagaaccttgttcaaagtatgaatgcaaatcttgataattaaataaacatattcacggTATGAATGCCAATCTTGAAAATAAGAAACTAAATGTTTatatgatgataagatgaacttacaaacatttaatcatcaatactaacaatgaaaacacaatagagtaaaaaaaacaaagttagggttagatagatacaaccttttgtttagagcaacttgaatcttcaaacttggggaaattttaaggcttatacacaataagaatattgttgttcAAATTCTCTATTACAAGTCTTCCCTGGTTGTTTGAAGCTTCAACCAAGTAGAATgtgatttgggattgaacaacccttaaaactcatgcaagtcaagcaaatattgatgagtttcttggagaaaactttggtctttgaaagctagagagagagagagagagagagaaaggttagagagagattggagagagtgatcaagtcttccaaaactctattagaacccttttatagtgtaggcatcgtcattaggtctaacaaaTAGGATTAGAGTTAATTAACTCGTCATTTGGAGCTTATTTTACGTGTTTGTACGGACAAGTCAGACGATATGTCGCCAGCATGTAGGCGATATGCCGCCTACTAGCAGGTGATGTATCACATGCTGGGGTTTTGAGCTCATTCGCATTTAGGCGATGCAACACCTCTTAGGAGGCAACACATAGCCAACCCCTTTGACTTTTGAcccttccaatggtcctaaaattgctccaaatgttACCAAACTTTTTGTGGATCCTTAtatacctccatgtatcactttagacccgtaaaagtcacttttagatgtctactacacaatctcatgttttcacttcaacttaagtgaaaattgttaagtgttttgcacctcaacgtgtaaacatatTAACCATTATATTACACCAATCTCAACAGTAATTCTTCACCAACTCTAATtgacgaaccaataaatggaggacaaagctacgtatattgattatatcaatggactgcaAGAGAATACtccataaatataattatataattactaagagtgcaattccatatttatagtggattaataatagatttaataaataagattatttattaaagagtttgagatttattggagcttagtataATAGGTACATGGTCCTCGAGTCACATCTGTACTATATTGACAAGGGTAAAGATGTcacaaactaattaattaatggagAAAAGGACtgaattgcaaatgaattaatatttcaaggttaattgataattaagtgtaattaattgacttttatttaaaaaaaaaactttatattagttgaaatgaatattaatcagtgtttggattaatattataGAGAGTTTAAAATTATCTTAGAATAAGATACTTGTTCAAAACTAATAATTTAAAATCAGGTTAATTTTGAAttgaataatttttattttgaaataatatttatattatttttgaataaatatgtcgtcttaattttaattaaacaaacaaatgagaaaatgtAGGGCAAGCAGGAGTGTGGTGCCAGTGTGCTACGCGCCACtcattgtatttgaattttgaattgtttaacattcaaattttatttgtttatttaatcatttaattattgttttagtttcgttaaaataaataattaacaataaaaatattgTTAGGATTAAGgctctaaaagcatgtaaagacattttattggttttaaataaaagtacaattttattatatttgaatgttataattatcatttgaattaattatatgataatatcaataaaattctctattcattcatgagaatatgatcttgtattagtatgagaaaattaagatcatatataatgaataaaatagtcaataacatattaaagtattgATTCTTTAATGAATGTTTACTAATacgatttgctaagcatacgatatgtgagtaatctagattcagattactgatgtggatagacatcttagtaaatgtattgtatataatagagattatatatgacatgaccgatgagaattaattatctttataaacttgttgtttgacataaagatttaatccTTATCATAATGGataatcatttgtagatcagtctaaatcctgagtattcatgaactcatgtttgtgtttattggatcttttgattcacttgttaaggtctcttagaataatgaggataatgacttttattttggagattcaatatcatggatggctagggacatgaattacaatattggaatccatgctttcccagcgagtcgaatattggttcccttaagagttaattttcgaattgaatagttattgagctcaaatctataattagattatagattaattattcgctagtgaattaatggtacttaaggatcaagaggtaattagaagggtaaacggtaattttgaccaactctagttaacgaaccaataatggaggacagaactacatatattgattatatcaatggactacaagagaaaactctgtaaatataattctataaatacttagagtgcaattctatatttatatttgagtaatcatggaattaataaataagactattagattaaagagtttgattaataatctggtttattggagcttcgtattataggtccatagtccccaGATTAcatttgtcctacactgtcaagggtaaggatgtcaaaagaatgatttgtagagagaatgactaaattacaAAGGAAATAATTTTCTAAGGccaggaaataattatgtgataattatgggtaattaattagttttaaattaattaattatttaactatatagtttttgttttgaaaaactataggttaaaattaatattaatcttgtttggattaatataaagagagaaaataataaatatcttatttagaatatgatatttatttatttaatttaaaattgatattttaagataaagttaattttgaattaactgatatttatgttgggataaatatattgtattaaaagttaataaaataaacgaatgagaaaattagggaaacattatagggctgggcgacacacactgtatagTACAGAGTGTGGCACCTAACTTAGGGATTTTTATTCCtgatatttgaattttgaatttcaaataagtgtgtttaatcagttatttaattatttatttttaaatattatttaaataaataattaaatataaatataagatcagttttaatttgaattttatttttaataaaatatatattatttaattggattaaataattttatataagtCTAATAGTACATGACTTTCAGAACAagctttaattttatttttatgagattaaaaaaaatacagactCATTCTCTAAAGCGAtaattttctctaaacctgaaaaactattctaaatctcttctctcagtcaaacttctctagatctcatgtgttgagtacatctagagagtcacgtaaatcaacattttgtatcctacgtgcccacacatgtccttgtgtgtttgaggattggtctggaagatcaaggtgtgagctttcagattactggataggaagatcgttgattttatacaaaaagactcaatgacacttgataggctacaagaagtaatccctgatctgttttgtatgtgatttaatgtttatacatgtatatgatcctgagtggtattaatatttattaaaataggtccatatattccgctgcgcatctttgatttgatcatttaataccaacaaatataacatatcagttttgaattaattaaaataaaataattttattatctttaaaaaGAAGTGATCTTTAAAGCCATCTCTAAATCTGAAAAAATTCTCTTGAACTCTCTAAAGCCTTATATTCTCAATCTCTCTAGAAgttatgtgttgagaacatctaaaCAACCTAAATAATCAAACCATTGAATCTTGTGTGCcgacacacgtccttgtgtgtttgaggaacgactgggaagactttggtgtgagtcttCGCGTGGATATAGGAAGATCGTttgattatacaaaaagactcaaggactcttgataggctacaagatgtATTCTTCTGTTCTTATTTTGTGTATATAATTTATGTAGAAATATATGTATTGATCATGGCTCGAtattaatgatttttaaaatCACTACCCCCTTCCATTGCGTCTCTGATTTTCTAAATTAATACCAAAATTGCCAACTTCCTTTTCATGATCATAAAGAACTTCATTGAGGTCTTACCACAAAGCCTCGTAAATCCATGAGCCAAACATGACAAGAACTCCCAAAAATATTTTCTTAAAGACAGATCGTGTTGTCCATACAAACCGGTGAACCTCCATTTGAAGGAATCATGAGAGGTAACAAAAACATCAGTGTGAAAACGAGTGAAAAAAATAAATTCTAACTCCACATCATTCGACCATAAAATACATAGCCTGCCACTCCTACCACTCTTTTTCCACACCAATTTATCATTGAAGCCCAACTTAACCTATTGAGATTCCAACAGTGAATAATTACTTAAAGTTTCAGATAAGAAGACGAGATTCGGTTGGAACTTTGTAACATGGGCTAGCAAAGCTTGGAATGCTCGATCTTTGCCCATACCTCGAGTGTTCCAAAATAATGCATTCATGGCGTCTAGTGTCCCTAAACAATAGGGGCCAAGTCTCTAACCATCAATGGTAAAGATGACACAGCCAAATGACTCATCTCTTCCGCGTTTTTCGAAACTTGAACTGAGTGTTAGGTACCATCAATTCCTTTTATGCTTTCTTTGAGCTAGAAGATTTCAATACCATACGAAgattgtatgttgattttgtaCCTCGATTCCTAATACTCTATCTCTTCGGTCTGAATCCGACGACCCTTCCTCAGAAAAACCCTTCGATACTAACCATTTTGACACTTTCTACCCATCATCAACCTCTACCTTTTCCACCACACTAGCTTGAGTTTTCGTAGCATATAGAACAATGACACCATCAAAGATTTCAGAGTTGATAATCAGTGTGTCAATGACACACATGCACGCAGAACTAAAAGTCAAGGTAAACTCTACATGTAAAACTAGGTTGAGCACCAATTAAATGAGGCACATGATCATCATGTGCCTTTGACTTCTCAACACTGGATAGATTTTTCTCTATTTTAAGATCCAAACCC contains the following coding sequences:
- the LOC133792379 gene encoding uncharacterized protein LOC133792379; this translates as MEDSRSWLALGMVDELKSLGWVTRQPKNTINKLKFGALPFSNRYAVGGKGGSAKVDRPSKAVDYRPIVCCNTLYKCISKILCSRLSEVLSYLINSNQGAFIKRRYIAYNIIILQDLIRGYNRKGILARCVMKIDLSKAYDTIDWNFLEKFNGCLLLSCKVYFLGEDLFERNIRVLLQAAHLPEFRFHPLCKSLNLVGLCFADDLIILCKWSHKVIKIINDAFIEFCNSSGLAANKSNSHVYLGGVSDVNRKDILEVVQFEDSSFPLKYLGVTMRPTKWREVDCEKIIKKIFLKLNASKSRHLSFAGRAQLVHVVLLGTFSKVKEGVQVSCILLLGSRFVSLRCLEGLVFEKGGQDLWSYELKPDVSWYWRKLMKLKYWFSHSDLFEAKIHGKFKVSKIYNKMLPFYEKVNYYKSFWCRFSAPKHKFILWQEINMQFLTNDKLLRCKVNIPSALCPICELCLESHHHLFFDCIFSQKVVQGVQSWLAATSWPLHIQSWISWLGSKWNFGVVNNIVSTVMAATVYSIWINRNLFIFEGKSLITIQCVDKLIRQSIKARILLLDKRKMTGRDKIVLDTVRIM